GGCTTCCACACCGGCGGCCCCTACGGGCGGAGGCTGGCCGGCGTCGACCTCGACGCGGTGCTGGCCGCGGGGCTGGCGATGCTCGAGGAGCGGCCGCTGACCGTCGCCGAGCTCGGCCGGCGGCTCGCCGAGCGCTGGCCCGACCGCGATCCCACCGCGCTGGGGTACGCGGTGCGGGTGCTGGTGCCGGTGGTGCAGGTGCCGCCCCGCGGCGTCTGGGGTGCGGGCGGGCTGCCCCGGCTGGCCCCGGTGGAGCGGTGGCTCGCCGCCACCGACGCGCCGCCGCCGCTGGGCCTCGACGGCCTCGTGCTCCGCTACCTCGGCGCCTTCGGGCCGGCCACGGTGATGGACGTCCAGGCCTGGAGCTGGCTCACCCGCCTGGCCGCGGTGGTCGACCGGCTGCGGCCGCGGCTGCGTACCTTCCGCGACGAGTCGGGCCGCGAGCTCCTCGATCTCCCCGACGCTCCCCGGCCCGACCCGGAGACGCCGGCGCCACCGCGCCTCGTGCCCGAGTACGACAACCTGCTCCTGTCCCACGCCGACCGCAGCCGGGTGATCGCCGCCGAGCACCGCGAGCGGATCTTCACCCGGGGGGCGCTGCTGGTCGACGG
The sequence above is a segment of the Candidatus Dormiibacterota bacterium genome. Coding sequences within it:
- a CDS encoding winged helix DNA-binding domain-containing protein, translating into MTTEVLGRRALNRALLARQMLLERARLPAATAIERLVGMQAQVPTSPYAGLWSRLEGFRHEELSELITSRAAVRTSLMRTTLHLVTAADALALRPLIEPVLARGFHTGGPYGRRLAGVDLDAVLAAGLAMLEERPLTVAELGRRLAERWPDRDPTALGYAVRVLVPVVQVPPRGVWGAGGLPRLAPVERWLAATDAPPPLGLDGLVLRYLGAFGPATVMDVQAWSWLTRLAAVVDRLRPRLRTFRDESGRELLDLPDAPRPDPETPAPPRLVPEYDNLLLSHADRSRVIAAEHRERIFTRGALLVDGVVHGAWRVTRQRGVASLELELFAPLGGADLDAVSAEGTRLLGFLAGDAAARGLRVAVVR